One window from the genome of Pyrus communis chromosome 16, drPyrComm1.1, whole genome shotgun sequence encodes:
- the LOC137721457 gene encoding dof zinc finger protein DOF2.5 has protein sequence MDTAQWLQGSGEPEKPMEDHDMGSNGCTRSVLEKRARPQEQLNCPRCNSTNTKFCYYNNYSLTQPRYFCKTCRRYWTEGGTLRNVPVGGGSRKNKKSTSSSVSSKITIPDLNPPTTLSHFSSSHQNPRVTHEGQDLNLGFNAIDAHYHGTTMENNNSTNSSSAPNLSAMELLRTGIASRGVNSYMPTQNMPDHHSNTLYPPSSAGFSLQEYKPTNLGFCFDGLGNRYGGDDHENVNGGRILFPFGDHHLKQISSTAGHHEVLDHHQNKGQGNPTGYWNGLLGGGSW, from the exons ATGGATACTGCTCAATGGCTGCAG ggAAGTGGAGAACCGGAGAAGCCCATGGAAGATCATGATATGGGATCCAATGGATGCACAAGGTCAGTGTTGGAGAAAAGGGCAAGACCTCAAGAGCAATTGAATTGTCCAAGGTGCAATTCAACCAACACCAAGTTTTGTTACTACAACAACTACAGCCTCACTCAACCAAGGTACTTTTGCAAGACATGCAGAAGGTATTGGACTGAAGGTGGAACTCTCAGAAATGTCCCAGTTGGAGGAGGTTcaaggaagaacaagaaatccACATCCTCATCGGTATCGTCAAAGATTACTATTCCTGATCTTAACCCACCAACAACTCTTTCACACTTTTCATCATCTCACCAAAACCCTAGGGTTACCCATGAAGGCCAAGATCTTAACCTAGGTTTTAATGCTATAGATGCACATTACCATGGTACTACAATGGAAAACAACAATAGTACTAATTCCTCATCAGCTCCCAATCTTTCAGCTATGGAGCTTCTTAGGACTGGCATTGCTTCTAGAGGTGTGAATTCATACATGCCAACCCAGAATATGCCCGATCATCATTCAAACACACTCTATCCACCATCATCAGCTGGGTTCTCACTACAAGAATACAAACCAACAAACcttggtttttgttttgatgGGCTTGGAAATAGGTATGGGGGGGATGATCATGAGAATGTTAATGGTGGAAGGATCTTGTTTCCATTTGGGGATCATCATTTGAAACAGATTTCAAGCACTGCAGGTCATCATGAAGTACTTGATCATCATCAGAACAAGGGGCAAGGGAATCCAACTGGGTATTGGAATGGTTTATTAGGTGGAGGCTCATGGTGA